A window of Leptotrichia wadei contains these coding sequences:
- the miaB gene encoding tRNA (N6-isopentenyl adenosine(37)-C2)-methylthiotransferase MiaB, with product MEKRATIITYGCQMNVNESAKMKQMLQTMGYSMTEDIENTDLVFLNTCTVREGAAVKVYGKLGDLKRIKEEKDGKMIIGVTGCLAQEVREEFIKKTPYVDLVLGNQNIGRIPDLLERIEAGEETHIVMVDDEDELPTRVDADFGDDIVASISITYGCNNYCTFCIVPYVRGMERSVPLNEVVKDVEQYTKKGYREILFLGQNVNSYGSDFANGQDNFAELLEQSANVEGDFWIKYVSPHPKDFSDEVIDTIARNPKIARMLHLPLQSGSTKILDAMNRGYTKEEFIALAKKIKEKVPDIGLTTDIIVGFPGETDEDFQDTMDVVNEVGFENAFMFMYSKRTGTPAATMEEQVDEHTKNERLQQLMRLQNMKAKEESQKYLGKIVKVLVEGPSKKNPEMLTGRSSTHKIVLFKSDRKDLKGKFVKTRIYDAKTWTLYGELVEE from the coding sequence GTGGAAAAAAGAGCGACAATAATAACTTATGGTTGTCAGATGAACGTAAATGAAAGTGCAAAAATGAAACAGATGTTACAGACAATGGGATACAGTATGACAGAAGACATTGAAAATACAGATTTGGTATTTTTGAATACTTGTACGGTTAGAGAAGGTGCAGCTGTTAAGGTATATGGAAAGCTTGGAGATTTGAAGAGAATTAAGGAAGAAAAAGATGGGAAAATGATTATTGGAGTTACGGGGTGCTTGGCTCAGGAAGTGAGAGAGGAGTTTATTAAAAAGACGCCTTATGTTGACTTGGTGCTTGGGAATCAGAATATTGGGAGAATTCCTGATCTATTGGAAAGAATTGAAGCTGGGGAAGAAACACATATTGTTATGGTGGATGATGAGGATGAACTGCCAACTAGAGTGGATGCTGACTTTGGTGATGATATTGTAGCTTCTATTTCGATAACTTATGGATGTAATAATTACTGTACTTTCTGTATTGTGCCTTATGTGCGTGGAATGGAGCGTTCTGTGCCGCTTAATGAAGTTGTGAAAGATGTTGAGCAGTATACTAAAAAAGGATATAGGGAAATATTATTCTTGGGGCAAAATGTAAATTCCTATGGAAGTGATTTTGCAAATGGACAGGATAATTTTGCTGAACTTTTGGAGCAAAGTGCAAATGTGGAAGGGGATTTTTGGATAAAATATGTGTCGCCACATCCAAAAGACTTTAGTGACGAAGTAATTGATACAATTGCAAGAAATCCTAAAATAGCGAGAATGTTACATTTACCACTACAATCAGGATCTACGAAAATTTTGGATGCAATGAACAGAGGATATACAAAAGAGGAATTTATCGCACTTGCTAAGAAAATTAAAGAAAAAGTACCTGATATAGGACTTACTACAGATATTATTGTAGGATTTCCAGGGGAAACTGATGAGGATTTTCAAGATACGATGGATGTTGTAAATGAAGTTGGATTTGAAAATGCGTTTATGTTTATGTATTCTAAGAGAACAGGAACTCCTGCGGCTACAATGGAAGAACAAGTTGATGAGCATACAAAAAATGAAAGATTGCAGCAGCTTATGAGATTACAGAATATGAAGGCAAAGGAAGAAAGTCAAAAATATTTGGGAAAAATTGTAAAAGTTTTAGTTGAAGGACCAAGTAAAAAGAATCCTGAAATGTTGACTGGAAGAAGTTCTACACATAAAATAGTTTTGTTTAAAAGTGATAGAAAAGATTTAAAGGGAAAATTTGTAAAAACAAGAATCTATGATGCTAAAACATGGACATTATATGGAGAGTTGGTGGAGGAGTAA
- a CDS encoding transposase zinc-binding domain-containing protein: MKLSIDKFLACRDISKGFVKFKCPHCPVTHLFPITCKFKLCPSCGYRYSMTMD, translated from the coding sequence ATTAAGCTTTCTATTGATAAATTTCTTGCCTGCAGGGATATTTCAAAAGGTTTTGTCAAGTTCAAATGTCCTCACTGTCCTGTTACACACCTATTCCCCATTACTTGTAAGTTTAAGCTCTGCCCTTCTTGCGGTTACAGGTATTCTATGACAATGGACTGA
- the tuf gene encoding elongation factor Tu, with translation MAKAKFERSKPHVNIGTIGHVDHGKTTTTAAISKVLSEKGLAEKVDFENIDQAPEERERGITINTAHIEYETEKRHYAHVDCPGHADYVKNMITGAAQMDGAILVVSAADGPMPQTREHILLARQVGVPYIVVYLNKVDMVDDEELLELVEMEVRELLNEYGFPGDDVPVIKGSSLGALNGEQKWIDAIVELMDAVDEYIPTPERPIDQPFLMPIEDVFTITGRGTVVTGRVERGVVKVGEEVEIVGIKPTSKTTVTGVEMFRKLLDSGQAGDNIGALLRGTKKEEVERGQVLAKPGTITPHTGFKSEVYVLTKDEGGRHTPFFTGYKPQFYFRTTDITGEVNLPEGVEMVMPGDNIEMTVELIHPIAMEEGLRFAIREGGRTVASGVVATITK, from the coding sequence ATGGCAAAAGCTAAATTCGAGAGAAGTAAACCACACGTAAACATAGGAACAATTGGTCACGTTGACCACGGAAAGACAACAACAACAGCAGCAATTTCAAAAGTATTGTCTGAAAAAGGGCTAGCTGAAAAAGTTGATTTTGAAAACATCGACCAAGCTCCTGAAGAAAGAGAAAGAGGGATTACAATTAACACAGCTCACATTGAGTATGAAACAGAAAAAAGACACTACGCTCACGTAGACTGTCCAGGACATGCTGACTATGTAAAAAATATGATTACAGGAGCAGCTCAAATGGATGGAGCAATCCTAGTAGTATCAGCAGCTGACGGTCCAATGCCTCAAACAAGGGAACACATCTTGCTTGCAAGACAAGTAGGAGTACCTTACATCGTAGTATACTTGAACAAAGTAGACATGGTAGATGACGAAGAATTATTAGAATTAGTAGAAATGGAAGTAAGAGAATTATTAAACGAATACGGATTCCCGGGAGATGACGTACCAGTAATCAAAGGATCTTCATTAGGAGCATTAAATGGAGAACAAAAATGGATAGATGCAATTGTAGAACTGATGGATGCAGTGGATGAATATATTCCAACACCAGAAAGACCAATTGACCAACCATTCCTTATGCCAATTGAAGATGTGTTCACAATTACAGGAAGAGGAACAGTAGTAACAGGAAGAGTAGAAAGAGGAGTAGTAAAAGTTGGGGAAGAAGTAGAAATCGTAGGAATCAAGCCGACTTCAAAAACAACAGTAACAGGAGTAGAAATGTTCAGAAAATTATTGGATTCAGGACAAGCTGGAGATAATATAGGAGCATTGTTAAGAGGAACTAAGAAAGAAGAAGTGGAAAGAGGGCAAGTACTTGCAAAACCAGGAACAATCACTCCACATACAGGATTCAAGTCAGAAGTATACGTATTGACAAAAGATGAAGGAGGAAGACATACTCCATTCTTCACAGGATACAAACCACAATTCTATTTCAGAACAACTGACATTACAGGAGAAGTAAACCTGCCAGAAGGTGTAGAAATGGTAATGCCAGGAGATAACATTGAAATGACAGTGGAACTGATTCACCCAATTGCAATGGAAGAAGGATTAAGATTTGCGATAAGAGAAGGTGGAAGAACAGTAGCTTCAGGAGTTGTTGCAACTATTACTAAATAG
- a CDS encoding transketolase family protein: MEKKSTRVAYGETLVKLGKINKDVVVLEADLSKSTMTAYFKKEFPERHINVGIAEADMVATAAGIATTGKIPFASTFAHFAAGRAFDQIRNSVAYPQLNVKICPTHAGVSLGEDGGSHQSVEDIALMRAIPGMVVLSPADAIETEKMIFAVADYKGPVYVRLGRLNIPVLFDENYKFEIGKAITLTQGDDVAILATGLMVSEALEAAKLLEEKGIKARVINVSTIKPLDTETVLKAAKECKFIVTSEEHSVIGGLGSAVSEYLSEAYPTKVIKHGIQDVFGQSADGETMLTNYGLRAKNIVEIVLKNI, encoded by the coding sequence ATGGAAAAAAAATCAACTAGAGTAGCTTATGGGGAAACATTGGTTAAATTGGGGAAAATAAATAAAGATGTAGTTGTGCTAGAAGCTGACTTGTCAAAATCGACAATGACTGCATATTTTAAAAAGGAATTTCCAGAAAGACATATAAATGTTGGGATTGCTGAAGCTGATATGGTTGCAACTGCAGCGGGAATCGCAACAACTGGGAAAATACCATTTGCTTCAACTTTTGCACATTTTGCAGCAGGACGTGCTTTTGATCAGATTAGAAACTCAGTGGCATATCCACAGTTAAATGTCAAGATTTGTCCAACTCATGCAGGAGTTTCATTAGGAGAAGATGGAGGTTCGCACCAGTCAGTTGAGGATATAGCTTTAATGCGTGCAATTCCAGGAATGGTTGTATTATCTCCAGCAGATGCAATTGAAACAGAAAAAATGATTTTTGCAGTAGCAGACTACAAAGGACCTGTTTATGTAAGGCTTGGAAGATTAAATATACCAGTATTATTTGATGAAAATTATAAATTTGAAATAGGAAAAGCTATAACTTTGACACAAGGTGATGATGTGGCAATATTAGCGACAGGACTAATGGTTTCAGAAGCTCTTGAAGCTGCAAAATTATTGGAAGAAAAAGGAATAAAAGCAAGAGTGATTAATGTTTCTACGATAAAACCGTTAGACACAGAAACAGTTCTAAAAGCAGCAAAAGAATGTAAATTTATTGTAACAAGTGAAGAACATTCGGTAATTGGAGGATTAGGAAGTGCAGTTTCAGAATATTTATCAGAAGCTTATCCTACTAAAGTGATAAAACACGGAATACAAGATGTTTTTGGACAAAGTGCAGATGGGGAAACTATGCTTACAAATTATGGATTGAGAGCTAAAAATATTGTAGAAATAGTTTTAAAAAATATTTAA
- a CDS encoding transketolase — translation MKIENLQKKAKTLRKDIIEMIYGAKSGHPGGSLSIADILAVLYWKEMNIDPENPKMENRDRLVLSKGHAAPALYAALIEKGFLGKEGRDLIPTLRKWHSPLQGHPDMKKLAGVEMSTGSLGQGLSAANGMALSAKIYKNDYRVYVILGDGELQEGQVWEAVMTAAHYKLDNLVAIVDYNNLQIDGKVSDVMDVAPVGEKFKAFSWNVIEIDGHNYEEIINALDTARTVKGQPTVIVANTVKGKGVSFMENNAGFHGAAPNEEEYKKAMEELS, via the coding sequence ATGAAAATTGAAAATTTGCAAAAAAAGGCAAAAACATTGAGAAAAGACATTATTGAAATGATTTATGGGGCAAAGTCAGGGCATCCAGGTGGTTCACTTTCGATTGCTGATATTTTGGCTGTACTTTACTGGAAAGAAATGAATATTGACCCAGAAAATCCAAAAATGGAAAACCGTGACAGGCTTGTGCTTAGTAAAGGGCATGCAGCTCCTGCACTTTATGCGGCTTTAATTGAAAAAGGATTTTTAGGAAAAGAAGGAAGGGATCTTATTCCTACATTGAGAAAATGGCATTCTCCACTTCAAGGGCATCCTGATATGAAAAAATTGGCTGGAGTTGAAATGTCAACTGGTTCACTTGGACAAGGACTTTCAGCGGCAAATGGAATGGCTTTGAGTGCGAAAATTTATAAAAATGACTATAGAGTTTATGTAATTTTAGGAGATGGAGAATTGCAGGAAGGACAAGTTTGGGAAGCTGTTATGACAGCTGCACATTATAAACTTGATAATTTAGTTGCAATAGTTGATTATAATAATTTGCAAATTGACGGAAAAGTTTCGGATGTAATGGATGTTGCTCCAGTTGGAGAAAAATTTAAGGCATTTAGCTGGAATGTAATTGAGATTGACGGGCATAATTATGAAGAAATCATAAATGCACTTGATACAGCAAGAACAGTTAAAGGTCAGCCAACAGTTATTGTGGCAAATACTGTAAAAGGTAAAGGTGTTTCATTTATGGAAAATAATGCAGGATTCCATGGAGCTGCTCCAAATGAGGAAGAATATAAAAAAGCGATGGAAGAATTAAGCTGA
- a CDS encoding MFS transporter yields the protein MSSRLTKKSYIIYGLGVSYFMIDQIYNQWLSYYYLPPETEKNLVPLLKPQYLVLAFIFARIIDAISDPVVGFLSDNSKFRFGKRSIFMLIGGLPLGILTIMYFYPVKSSQLATLIYLSIVGGLYFTAYTLVAAPYNALIPDLASNKEERLNLSTMQSTFRLIFTGVAMVLPGILISKLGMVNGVLNTEVGIRKTVILITILSVLGIYACVFFLKEKKLTQNRPKTESLGFMKSISHLKDKEIILYFLGYFFFFCGFNILRGDLTYYLSAVMQKDIKYLTVISVVLFGMAGLFFPITNKFGKKYSYKKILIVDMMLLIIGTFGLLFINKNNSIFAYLLFVICGTGLSGAAFIFPQAMLSEISAKLSETKKVSLEGFMFGIQGMFLKLAFLVQQVVQSTLLVAGNQNIQNGVKGATELGVKVTLVVALALFGVSLFFYNLKKED from the coding sequence ATGAGTTCAAGATTAACGAAGAAAAGTTATATAATTTACGGGCTTGGTGTTTCATATTTTATGATTGACCAGATCTATAATCAATGGCTGTCGTATTATTATTTACCGCCTGAAACGGAAAAAAACCTAGTTCCGTTGTTAAAGCCGCAATATTTGGTTTTGGCCTTTATTTTTGCGAGGATTATTGATGCAATCTCAGATCCTGTAGTGGGATTTTTATCAGATAATTCCAAATTTCGTTTTGGAAAAAGGTCAATATTTATGCTAATTGGAGGATTGCCGCTTGGGATTCTTACGATTATGTATTTTTATCCAGTTAAAAGTTCGCAGCTGGCGACACTTATTTATTTGTCAATCGTTGGAGGGCTGTATTTTACAGCTTATACTCTAGTTGCAGCCCCATATAACGCTTTAATTCCAGACTTGGCTTCAAATAAGGAGGAGAGGCTTAACCTGTCTACAATGCAGTCAACTTTTAGGCTCATATTTACTGGGGTTGCGATGGTTCTGCCAGGTATTTTGATTTCAAAATTAGGTATGGTAAATGGGGTGCTGAATACAGAAGTTGGAATACGTAAAACAGTAATTTTGATTACAATATTGTCAGTTTTAGGAATTTATGCATGTGTATTTTTTCTAAAGGAAAAGAAACTTACACAAAATCGTCCTAAGACGGAATCGCTAGGGTTTATGAAATCAATTTCACATTTGAAGGATAAGGAAATTATTTTATATTTTTTAGGATATTTCTTTTTCTTTTGTGGATTTAATATACTTCGTGGGGATTTGACATATTATTTAAGTGCTGTAATGCAAAAGGACATAAAGTATTTGACTGTAATATCAGTTGTGCTATTTGGAATGGCGGGGCTGTTTTTTCCAATTACAAACAAGTTTGGGAAAAAATATTCGTATAAGAAAATATTGATTGTGGATATGATGCTTTTGATAATAGGTACTTTTGGACTGCTGTTTATTAATAAAAATAATTCGATTTTTGCATATTTGCTTTTTGTGATTTGTGGAACAGGATTAAGTGGTGCAGCGTTTATTTTCCCGCAGGCAATGCTTAGTGAAATTTCTGCAAAGCTGTCAGAAACAAAAAAAGTAAGTTTGGAAGGCTTTATGTTTGGAATACAGGGAATGTTTTTAAAATTGGCATTTCTAGTTCAGCAGGTTGTTCAGTCAACTTTATTAGTTGCTGGAAATCAAAATATTCAAAATGGTGTAAAGGGTGCTACTGAACTGGGAGTTAAGGTAACACTTGTTGTGGCATTGGCATTATTTGGTGTTTCTTTGTTTTTTTATAATTTGAAAAAGGAAGATTAG
- a CDS encoding alpha/beta hydrolase has translation MGAELLIIVNVLFMIFFFVIAYLSIRYFINQIEKYPRITFEEVYNSKKLRQKYNIENNKANPYDYGYNFKEIEYKSGKIQLYGWLIENKEAAKTMIISHGRGVNRLAALQYLGMFKDIGLDKEYNFFIPDLRNSGKSDVARTKMGYCFGQDIFHTMEMLKERFGKNNFTLYGFSQGGMGSAIASKMYIKTLRKKGIIIEKLILDSSISNIRKRIKEDARKRRVPKFIVSVIVRIFNLRVGSHLDKLRLSYLLKRIPTLIIQSKNDKATTYGMLMEEYNELAQNENIKLKVFEKGSHTRIYADPECKDEYAEAVKEFLTN, from the coding sequence ATGGGAGCGGAGTTATTAATAATAGTTAATGTACTATTTATGATATTTTTCTTTGTGATTGCATATTTGTCAATACGGTATTTTATTAATCAAATTGAGAAATATCCAAGAATCACATTTGAAGAGGTGTATAATAGTAAAAAGTTAAGACAGAAGTATAATATTGAGAATAATAAGGCAAATCCTTATGATTATGGTTACAATTTTAAGGAAATTGAGTATAAATCGGGGAAAATTCAGCTTTATGGATGGCTTATTGAAAATAAGGAAGCTGCAAAAACTATGATTATTTCTCATGGACGTGGTGTGAATAGATTGGCGGCATTACAGTATTTGGGGATGTTTAAGGATATTGGGCTTGATAAGGAGTATAATTTTTTTATTCCAGATTTGAGAAATTCTGGGAAGTCTGATGTAGCTAGAACTAAGATGGGATATTGTTTTGGGCAGGATATTTTTCATACTATGGAAATGTTAAAAGAAAGATTTGGGAAGAATAATTTTACGTTGTATGGGTTTTCACAAGGAGGAATGGGATCTGCCATTGCTTCTAAAATGTATATAAAGACACTTAGAAAAAAAGGGATAATTATTGAAAAACTAATATTGGATAGTTCAATTTCAAATATAAGAAAGAGAATTAAGGAAGATGCAAGAAAACGTCGTGTTCCAAAATTTATTGTAAGTGTTATTGTAAGAATTTTTAATTTAAGAGTTGGAAGCCATCTTGATAAATTGAGATTGTCGTATTTGCTAAAAAGAATACCTACATTGATAATTCAGTCTAAAAATGATAAGGCTACAACTTATGGAATGCTTATGGAAGAGTATAACGAGCTTGCACAGAATGAAAATATCAAGCTAAAAGTTTTTGAAAAAGGTTCGCACACAAGAATTTATGCAGATCCTGAGTGTAAAGATGAATATGCTGAGGCAGTAAAAGAGTTTTTGACAAATTAA
- a CDS encoding tRNA(Met) cytidine acetate ligase, whose product MLKIGIVAEYNPFHNGHLYQIRKIREIFGKDVFIAVVVSGDFVQRGEISFLDKWEKTQVNLEYGVNLVAELPLYCSIQNAEIFSKMATRILDYLGMDIQVFGAEEENIELLQKVLDLQKRQDYKDKLMGYMKKGNSYSTSQRLALKEYELDGIVKSNNILALEYMREIEKSNLKIKPFIVKREISEYNEEKVEKEREEFASASFLRNELEKILEEFCGDKNLKSKKLILEKLKKIQKFVPEKSFEIILENLEFKIKNGIDGGKIKEEIFKIVKYKILTEKKEKIMKIYDINCEIYARIYRGAEISKNYREFLENTKSRNLSNRRVERIILNILLNIKAEMMDFEINYVRILGFDKKGREYLKKIRENNNFENIEGKNSFEKKNIFVNWKDIEKFGNFFENNGNIEKKENIKNFKIQENFFEKIKIEKNGFLLKELFLGKREKLNPIVYLNNQN is encoded by the coding sequence TTGTTAAAAATAGGAATTGTAGCTGAATACAATCCGTTTCACAATGGACATTTGTATCAAATCAGGAAAATTAGGGAAATATTTGGTAAAGATGTCTTTATTGCTGTTGTAGTAAGTGGGGATTTTGTTCAGCGGGGAGAAATTTCGTTTTTGGATAAATGGGAAAAAACGCAGGTTAATTTAGAGTATGGAGTTAATTTAGTTGCGGAGCTTCCACTTTACTGTTCGATTCAAAATGCTGAGATTTTTTCAAAGATGGCAACACGAATTTTGGATTATTTGGGAATGGATATTCAGGTTTTTGGAGCAGAGGAGGAAAATATTGAGCTTTTGCAAAAGGTGCTTGATTTACAGAAAAGGCAGGATTACAAGGACAAACTTATGGGATATATGAAAAAAGGTAATAGTTACAGTACTTCTCAAAGATTGGCTTTGAAGGAATATGAACTGGATGGAATTGTGAAGTCGAATAATATTTTGGCTTTGGAATATATGCGTGAGATTGAGAAAAGTAATCTTAAAATAAAGCCGTTTATTGTAAAAAGGGAAATTTCAGAATATAATGAAGAAAAAGTTGAAAAAGAGAGGGAAGAGTTTGCCAGTGCTTCGTTTTTACGGAATGAACTGGAAAAAATATTAGAAGAATTTTGTGGCGATAAAAATTTAAAATCAAAAAAACTTATTTTGGAAAAGTTGAAAAAAATTCAGAAATTTGTGCCAGAAAAGTCTTTTGAAATAATTCTTGAAAATTTAGAATTTAAAATAAAAAATGGAATTGATGGGGGAAAAATAAAGGAAGAAATCTTTAAAATCGTAAAATATAAGATTTTGACTGAAAAAAAAGAAAAAATAATGAAAATATATGACATTAATTGTGAAATTTATGCTAGAATATATAGGGGAGCGGAAATTTCAAAAAATTATAGGGAATTTTTGGAAAATACGAAGTCAAGAAACTTGTCAAATAGGCGTGTGGAGCGGATTATTTTAAATATTTTGCTAAACATAAAGGCTGAAATGATGGATTTTGAGATAAATTATGTCAGAATTTTGGGATTTGATAAAAAGGGACGGGAATATTTGAAGAAAATTCGAGAAAATAATAATTTTGAAAATATTGAGGGGAAAAATAGTTTTGAGAAAAAGAATATTTTTGTAAATTGGAAGGATATTGAAAAATTTGGAAATTTTTTTGAAAATAATGGAAATATAGAAAAAAAAGAAAATATAAAAAATTTTAAAATTCAAGAAAATTTTTTTGAAAAAATAAAAATTGAGAAAAATGGATTTTTATTAAAAGAATTATTTTTAGGAAAAAGAGAAAAATTGAATCCAATTGTTTATTTAAATAATCAAAATTAA
- a CDS encoding type 1 glutamine amidotransferase: MKIHFILHETFEVPGAYLAWAALSGHDVTMTKVYQDEKLPENADSFDFLIIMGGPQSPIGDNSEFPYFNPKAEIDLIKKAIKADKYIVGVCLGAQLLGEAYGGTTEKSPSCEIGNFPIELTEAGLEDENIKHFGKQAITGHWHSDMPGLPDTAKVLAKSEGCPRQIIKYSKKHYGFQCHLEFTKKVAELLIDSDKDLEKKSQTLPYVQSPQTIRDNDYNEMNNLLYEFLDNFTKK, from the coding sequence ATGAAAATACACTTTATATTACACGAAACATTTGAAGTCCCAGGAGCTTATCTTGCTTGGGCAGCACTTTCTGGACATGATGTTACAATGACAAAAGTCTATCAAGATGAAAAGTTACCTGAAAATGCCGATTCATTTGATTTTCTAATAATAATGGGAGGCCCTCAAAGTCCAATTGGAGATAATAGCGAGTTTCCTTATTTTAATCCAAAAGCTGAAATTGATTTGATTAAAAAGGCTATAAAAGCTGATAAATACATAGTTGGAGTTTGTCTTGGAGCTCAACTTTTAGGAGAAGCCTACGGTGGAACTACAGAAAAAAGCCCTTCTTGCGAAATTGGGAATTTTCCAATTGAACTAACTGAAGCTGGATTGGAAGATGAAAATATTAAACATTTTGGAAAACAAGCGATAACAGGACATTGGCACAGCGATATGCCAGGACTTCCTGATACAGCAAAAGTTTTAGCAAAAAGCGAAGGATGCCCACGACAAATCATTAAATACAGCAAAAAGCACTACGGCTTTCAATGCCATCTTGAATTTACAAAAAAAGTTGCAGAATTACTAATTGATTCAGATAAAGATCTTGAGAAGAAAAGCCAAACTTTACCTTATGTCCAATCACCTCAAACAATCCGTGATAACGATTACAATGAGATGAATAATCTTCTTTATGAATTTTTGGATAATTTTACAAAAAAATAA
- a CDS encoding 2'-5' RNA ligase family protein: MKKLFFSIFLMFCINVFSNVNYNVFVIMDNNATKNVENISKGLKDVGIESLYSKGYAVHLTLYLTEYKPETLKTIKDTVNKIANQTKPFDIEFYRLRKTGGNWFMLDAQNNEAIQQLADEITVSLNKYRAKDAKVPDWAKSIPEKVKSFNLYGSPNVFTSFDPHITLLTPEDSAKIDAFTSKYDFKPFKSKVIGIGIAQVDDLGQAKNIIYSVKFKK; encoded by the coding sequence ATGAAAAAGTTATTTTTTTCAATTTTTTTAATGTTTTGTATCAATGTTTTTTCCAATGTAAATTATAATGTTTTTGTAATTATGGATAACAATGCGACTAAAAATGTGGAAAACATTTCAAAAGGGCTTAAAGATGTAGGAATTGAAAGCCTTTATTCCAAAGGATATGCCGTTCATCTGACACTTTATCTTACAGAATACAAGCCTGAAACACTAAAAACAATAAAAGATACTGTCAACAAAATTGCAAATCAGACAAAGCCTTTTGATATAGAATTTTACAGATTAAGAAAAACTGGCGGAAACTGGTTTATGCTTGATGCTCAAAACAATGAAGCTATACAACAGCTTGCAGATGAAATAACAGTTAGCTTAAACAAATATCGTGCAAAGGACGCAAAAGTTCCTGACTGGGCAAAATCTATTCCTGAAAAAGTAAAATCCTTCAATTTGTATGGCTCTCCAAACGTATTTACAAGTTTTGATCCGCACATAACTTTACTTACTCCAGAAGATTCAGCAAAAATAGATGCATTTACTTCAAAATATGATTTTAAACCCTTTAAATCTAAAGTCATTGGTATCGGAATCGCTCAAGTTGACGATTTAGGACAAGCAAAAAATATAATTTATTCAGTAAAATTTAAAAAATAA
- a CDS encoding thioredoxin family protein, whose translation MKKLENYEQILNKIKEEKYFLLYVSMNNCSICQIDMPKVEKIVNEQNFTAYYIEASEIPEAVGQLSLFSVPVVILFYEGKEIHRQAKIIDFEELNYRMEQIHKK comes from the coding sequence ATGAAAAAACTTGAAAATTATGAACAAATACTGAATAAAATAAAAGAAGAAAAATATTTTTTATTATATGTTTCAATGAATAATTGCAGCATTTGTCAGATTGATATGCCAAAAGTTGAGAAAATTGTTAATGAACAAAATTTTACTGCTTATTATATCGAAGCATCTGAAATTCCTGAAGCAGTCGGACAATTAAGCCTATTTTCAGTTCCAGTAGTTATTCTATTTTATGAAGGCAAGGAGATACATAGACAGGCTAAAATTATTGATTTTGAAGAATTAAATTATAGAATGGAACAAATACACAAAAAATAA
- a CDS encoding DUF1045 domain-containing protein, with protein sequence MIKKIFFLAFILFCFNIFSNADYSTSNDNSNVSASDQSFSDAEIFFIIIGGAILFNFFSSNSSTNENYNVFIIMDNSATKNIKNISKKLEKNEIESLYTQGYVIHVTLYLTKYEKNSLYKIKETVEKIASQTKSFDMEFYKLEKTERKTLAVYAKNNQNIQQLADEITVNLTKYRKKDIETPEWVRYFPEKEKLFNLYGSPDVFINFNPHVTLLTQENSSKINSFILNYNFTPFKTKAISIGIGKANNLGQIKEIIYSQSLIS encoded by the coding sequence ATGATAAAAAAAATATTTTTTTTAGCTTTTATACTATTTTGTTTTAATATTTTTTCCAATGCAGATTACAGTACTTCTAATGACAATTCTAACGTTTCTGCTTCAGATCAAAGTTTTAGTGATGCAGAGATATTCTTCATTATTATTGGAGGAGCGATTTTATTTAATTTTTTTAGTTCCAATTCCAGTACAAATGAAAATTATAACGTTTTCATAATTATGGATAATAGTGCAACTAAAAATATTAAAAATATTTCAAAGAAATTAGAGAAAAATGAAATTGAAAGCCTTTATACACAAGGATATGTTATACATGTGACATTATATCTTACAAAATATGAAAAAAATTCTCTATATAAAATCAAGGAAACTGTCGAAAAAATTGCAAGCCAGACAAAATCTTTTGATATGGAATTTTACAAGTTAGAAAAAACAGAAAGAAAAACGCTTGCAGTTTATGCCAAAAATAATCAAAATATTCAGCAGCTTGCAGATGAAATTACAGTCAACCTAACTAAGTACCGTAAGAAAGACATAGAAACTCCTGAGTGGGTAAGGTATTTTCCTGAAAAAGAAAAATTGTTCAATTTATATGGCTCTCCAGATGTATTTATAAACTTTAATCCGCATGTAACCTTGCTTACTCAGGAAAATTCATCTAAAATAAATTCATTTATCTTAAATTACAATTTTACCCCCTTCAAAACTAAAGCAATTAGTATAGGGATTGGCAAGGCAAATAACTTAGGACAGATAAAAGAGATAATTTATTCACAAAGTTTAATCAGCTAA